In Myripristis murdjan chromosome 5, fMyrMur1.1, whole genome shotgun sequence, the genomic stretch ttatggtcacatatatagcaaggcagcgctggtctcaatgtgacagagctccctcaggatctcagtcagaaagagccccgatatcaggaaatgatacacatttatgttcttgggcttgggcctgccccgtacataggttggacttaaacgcaaccgagaataattggccagttacccggacatggacaggccaaccattGTCCAtaccttgtttctggaatgtgctatgctatgtgtgtgaatgttgactgggcgtgtatctaatgcaacagacctaaataacgagatagagaaagtacatctggctcctgctgtgtctatcctctgcttagcagccaagctgccctgaactatgtaatacattggataatgcaagaaacattgaactatacggccaattgtaacagatagatagatagatagatagatgagaAGGTTAAATGAGTGGCACCTTAGCATGCAGTGTTCATCATTCAGATACCATGCCTGCATATGTCTGCAGCCAAGAAATTCGAGTTGTGGTTTGTAGGAACCTTTGCCACAAGAAGTAAAGCAAAAACTTAACTTATTTGTAAATCTGAATTTAATTGAACTACCAGCAAGCGACTACAAAATGTAGTTAAATGACTAGTTTATTCTCATGTAGGAACAGTGCTTCCAAACACCGCCAGGCAGCGAGTTTGACTGAGTTTGACTCCAGATCTCATGACAGGTTTGTGTCATGTTGCAGACTTGGCAGTCCCGTCCACCCCAGTGCAGGACATATGGAGGATCCCCCTCAGCCAAGAGGACAAGCTCTGGAAAACATGTTACAGCAGCACAGATTCACCCCCTGGTAAGATCCTCAAAAATCAGGCTGACAGCACAGGGCTGTTCAGCTTGTGTACTGCAGATACATGCATGTAGCCACTGACTATagtactgtatatttttctgctttttgtaGTGCAAACTGTGGCTGCAATTGGAGAGCGAGGACATTTGGGAGTGAAGACGCCGTCAATGAAAAGTAAAGAAATGACACTGAAGAAAACAGCCATCGAGTAAAATGAGGGCTGATCCTCACAGTGAAAGATCCCTGCCATCTTGACTCTGATAAGTAAATCCAAAGCCTGATTTCAGGTCTGAAAGAAGGCCAAGTTTTGATCCATGTTTTGATACATGGATCCAAACCATacatgttttgttcatttgttttttcctcaacGTGTTTTAACGATCAGTAAAACAAATTCAGTTAATAAATTTGACACCATTCAtatgaaatgcatttattgCCCATCTCAGTGGTCATCTACTTGCTTTTATAACCTTCAGTTCATTCTGTGAATAAATTTAACACTGTTAGTCCTCTGTAAACAAAGGTTAATATGTAGTGAGCTACTTTTTAATAAAGACCTGTAGGTGTCACTGTTACACAGTATTTGTTGTCTACCACCGCTGCTGTTTGCAagtgtgggtgagagagagggagagagagatgctgtctttttcaaaagaaatcatTTTCTCTTGCCTAACCCCAGCCAGAGtcattctgattttattttagctGTCTTATTATTGAATTTCTTCTGGCGCTGTCAGTTCGATTAGCTGTGGAGATTAAGTGAAAAGGATAAACACACTCTGGGAAAGGAAACTGCAATGCTGTTATGTTCACAGCTGCAGTCCTGCATGTGTTACATATGTGTGTCAGTCCTATTCATTGACCCAACTAGTTATCACCAGACTACATAATACACATCAAAAAAGATGCAGAGGAACACAGCAGAGTGCAGTTTCTATGGCACATCAATGTGCTTTTTCAGGTTGTGTTGTTTACAAGCACATGATAaatgattacaaaaaaatagaggtaaataaaaaattaaagaacAATTTTAGATTACaggccttttttgttgttgcagatgGTTTggaaaataagtaaatatgGTTGTTTAAGGTGGTCAAAATTAAACAATGACTCCTCCTTCCATCTGATGTATAAGTATTTTAGGGTTTCAATATTCAGTAAATCTAATGGGCCAGAGGCACACAGCGCATGTCGGCAAAAAGACCAGGTGAAATAACAGGTGAAATCAGTCACtgcctttataaataaattgtgCCCTTCAAACGACTTTCTGGTGGTCGGCTTGAGTTTAGCCCATTCTCTTACCATCACAGTTTGACTATTGGACCAGTGTTTGAAGCACCTCAGcctaaataaatgtgaaatagaCCATATCAGCTTCACTCATCCAAAAGAGTGAGAGCTGAACCCTACCTGTTCACCCTTTCACAGTTTCGTTTGGACCTCAGTTTTTTAGGCCATGCCTCAGTTTGTATCATGGTTTGTGTTGAAAAGTTGAACGGACTCAAAATTcaagttttaatttaatttcggTTCAAACATATGCCAATAATTCAGCACAAAAAGCTGAAGGGGGCTCTTGCCAATGTTGTGTAAAAGTTGTGCAACATAGCCAAACAGCATGGCTCCTGGAAAAGACAGTCATTTGGCCAAGcattatttttaatctcaaGCAGTGCTGAATGTTCTTCATTACGAATGTGTTCACTGTCATGTCACATTGTGTTCAAAAACAATGTCACGTCACAGTTCACCACACGTGTGCTGTTTGGTGAACTTAGGACTATGGAGTCAAGGTTTTTGATTTTGGTATTATGCCATTGCCCCTCTAGATCCTACTAAAGTGAGTTTAATATAAGAGGACAGAGTCTTGGCCCGTGACAAGTTAAATGTgagggtgtctgcaggtttgGGTGAAGACTGTCAGGGATATGTTCTGATGATGGTTTGTTTAAAATCAGGAGATATAGAGGCTGTTGATAAGGATAAACGTAGAGAGTTAGTGTGTGATGGCCCACAGTTTTGGTCAGGGAGAGTTGGCGGCTTTGTTGTGAAATGCCTGGATGAAGCAGCGGGCTTAGAGTTGCTGTTGATGGAGGGACAAAAGTTTTGGACATCTGTCACACGCCACCGGATGCCCTCCGCCCTCTAGACAATGAAGCCTCAGATAGAGGGTGTCCAGGGGGCGAAGGCGAGCGgttgctttccctctctcctctctcctcccttttcagCTTCTTATGTGGCCTTTACATGACACAAATAGCCTATTGTctcttttgctaattttcaaaaacatatttctgcATTCTTAGAAGAGAAATAAAGGTTTCACATTGCATGTCAAGGAGAATCACAGGTTGGGTAGAGCAACACAAAGCAGAGCTGATTCACACAGTAATGTAGGAACGCTTGTGACTTTGTGAATTTGGAGCATGACTCAAATAGTTTTGTCAGCATCCTGTCGACGGGGCGTATGAAGCAGGAGGAAAACTCGCTGATAGTTACACTGAATGGACATTTACATGGTTACTGTCAGGTCCCCTATCCAAAACTACATGGATATGTCATTCTCCATACTGTCATGTGCAGTTTGTGAGGATGGCTTACCAGTGGTGATAAACCAGGCTGTGTTAGAAATCGTAGGATTTTGCCATATGTATTATTTAGTGTTTCGATTCccacagacaaaaagacaacGTAAAGAATTGTTTGGTACGATATCTTCATTTCAATGAAACAATTTTCTTTTAAAGTACAGTCTTTTGTGAGGTAGACTATAACAGTTCAAGAATTATTAACATTGCTCCTTAACTGAcgtgaaatgacatgaaataaatatttccaTGTACAATGTCTTCAAAATGAGGTAGAAATGGTTACAGAGAATGTACAAGATACAATAACAAAGTTACTACTGAATTACAAAGATAACATTGAAATCCCACATTTGTTGGACAAATTCAATCCCATTAACTTCAATGAATCAGAGTAATAGCAAGGAACAGCATCATTAACAGGCCAGGTGAATACTGGTGCTTGAACCTGTGGGCCCGGTCCCACCTGGTGTGTTCTTCAGTGTCGAGCACATTCTTTGTGTGGCGTTGAAGAGCATTCGAATTTGTAGCTAAGCGCTTATATACTCCTAAGCTCTGGGGACAAGagttcattattttcattaacaCGCTGGCGTTCGTCtatattttttcatcttttaaatttttttttttgggcatttctgctttatcatTAGTTAATCTTTTGAGGCTAAATCTAGGTGGGATGTGGATCATTTTCCACCACAATGTCAACCACATTCTCGGTAACGTTAATTCTGTGAATTTGCTTACTTTTCCAAAATAAGATCATCACAGGCTAAGCCAAATTTCTACTAAATGTTCCTACTGCTGGAAATTCACTCACTATGCATGCTTTTAGGCAGGAGTGAGGTTTTGACAGGATAGAAAAGCCCCATAaggcttaaaggaatactctaacattttgggcaaaacaccctttttccgacttacccagactgagacaagatgttcggtaccattttcacatctgtacgTCCAGTCgctcagttcctatgggtagcattttggacgtacagaggtgaaaatggtatcgaacatcgtATGTCAGTCTGGGTACGTTGAAAAAACTTATTTTGCCCAACACATTGGAGTATTGCTTTGATTTCACAAATACAATGATATGGCACGCTTTATGAAGAGATGACAACACAACTACTGTTGAATCAACATGATGATACTGGTGATCTGAAGGTTCAGCTACACACAAAGTACAGTGTTGCGTTACCAATTCATATTATAGCTGATGCATAAGTCTGACGTGTGAGGCTGTGCTGAGTGAGATAAATATCTGTATAATACTGACAGGAAAATGGGGATTTGACATTGATGAAAGAAACACTGTTAAGCTTGGGTGAATAAGATCTGGACTATTAAAGGATGCAATTCCACATAGTTaagacattttcataaacataCCTATTATAGAGCACATGTGAATATGTCTTGAtatgtcatttgtcattttattcatcaagagtgctttttgtttgttgtcagcTTGTCCATCAAAACTGTTTTCCCCACTGCTAACTACTCTAACACTTAACAGGTCATTAATTTTTCCACCAAAACCTAGAAGAGAAATACATCTATACATGaagaaaatatgtttcataTATCTAAAAACATCATTGATGTACATAATGGCATGTattgtcctttaaaaaaaatatctgaattaCATTCAACATTTCAGGCCTTACAAAAAACCTCAAGTTTAATTTCCCAGAGCTAAGAAGCAGTGTGGATGGTGTGAATTCACACGTGTAAGGGtgtatgtgtaaaaatgtgtgtgtgtgtgtgtgtgtgtgtgtgtgtgtattctcctGTAAATATCGAAGGCGCTATAAGTTTGTTGTTTCCCTGAAGTGTTCAGACTGTATGTTTTACTCTTCAAGAAACAAAGCCATGACTCTGTTATCATCTTGCTCCATAAAGCTCCCTAAAAAACACCCTAAGGTAATACATACattcttattttttcattttcattctgagGTAACAATAATCTTCCTGAGTATTCAATAACAAGACTATAAATCGTCCTTTTGAGAGGCAAAAGTAAAAAGAATGCATattgagaaaaaggaaaatgcggGCAGACAAACAGGTATATTTTCATAAGAATGGAACGTGGAGTAGAAATGAAAAGAGGCACTCACTCATAAGAAATTACTTCTCCACTGTAACCTGCATGCACATCACTGCATGTCTATCCATCTGGGTCATGCATCTGTCCTTCTCAGATGAGTGAGGATTAACACTTAACAGATTTTTTGGTGAATTATGtaatggttgttttgttttttctttgattgaTTCGTCTAGTCATTATTACTTTTAAATTGGTGCAGACAAGGCAAAGGCTGGATCAGGCGTCACTGTACATTACTCTTGTGTTCTTTTGAAAATATACCTCTTAGTTTTGGGATTAGACGTTGAAAATCTGCATGTAAACAACACGCTTTGAAGAAGATCTGCATATATTCTGTCCTTTTTGTCGATGCTAAataaattttcaaaatgagcaTAAAATCTCAGATTATTCCCACACTCTTTGtttaaacctaaaaaaaaaaaaaaaatccacagggCGGCTTTTTGTATTACTACCTAATCATTTGATAAGCAGCTTGGTATGAATTAACTGAAGAAGAATGAAAGTACTTGAACAGTGAAAAAGAATGTGAACAAAAGGCAGGGTTGAAGGatgaagaaacagagagaataagGGTtaaggaaataaagaaaaagtcaAGAATATGTAATGTAAGGGGGGGAAGCGAGGGCTGAGCGGGGAAACATTCATTTCTCAAAGCCAAATGAGGCACCAAGCCTTGGAATCAGCTTGTAAAGTAGCAGTGATTGTGCTGAAGTAGTATGGCAATCACACCATTTCAGTTATTGCTCTCCTTCGTTTTTGGTCTGAAATGATTCTTGTGGTGTGGTAGAAGGTATTGCAGTCAAAGGCCCTTTACATATATAATGGCCACATATATTATCACCAACTTCTAAAACAGCAACATTGCAGTAATGCTGTTACAGTAGCAGAAAGGAAATAAATAGGATCCTGAGAGAAACAGTCACTCATACATTTAGACTGCCTTAATACATCTATGTAGAGTATACGTAAAACCCAATCCCTAACCCTTACCATAACCTTATAGGGCGAAATGCCCCTGTGACTCTTTGGAGAAATTTGaataatgaaaatgttaaaGATGAGCAGGAGATACCAGTCTTGTGCCCTCTTGCGTTCACTAGTCAAATCAAACCTCTCATTGCCAAATCCGGCGTTTTTCCTCCAAAGTCATCTGAGCTAACAACCATGGTTGGTTTTAAAGAGTGAGGGACTAGAAGCTTGTTCCTCTCAAATGCCAACCTGAGCTGTCAGCGCCCTCCAGTGGGGTCCTCAGATCGTGCATGCGATGCAGGTATCTTCATAGACATTCTCTGCTGGTGCGGAAAGTTGTGCTCCCCTGATCCGCTCTCCCCAGCCAGGCCTGATGGTGGGCTGTAGTCCCCTGCCCCACCATATGGGGGAGACATCAGGGGTTTTCCAGGTTTGTAGGCCTGCGGGTCTGAGGCTGAGCCGCTCATATCATAGCCATTGCCGTGCCCATTGCCGTGGCCTTTGCTGTGACTGTTTCCGTGGCCGTTACCATACTTTCTGTAGCGTGAGCCTtccacctctcctccttcctctccttcttctgccATTTCAAAGGCCTTGCGTTTGAGTGGCACCCCCGTCTCAGAGCTCCCTCCCAGGCTGTGAGTGGGGTAGCCGTAACTGCCCCCCACCACAGTGGGCCTAGGGGCCAGTGGAGTTGGGGCACTAAGCCCAGAGGGCAGGTAGGAGGCACTGGGGTGGCTATATCCAGAGGCCAAGCTAGTCTGGGTGTGAGGGTAGCACCCTGGAGGGTAGTTGTAGACAGGGGTGCTGGGACTGTAGCTGGGCATCAGAGCGGGTGCGGCCTGTAGAGAGTGTAGAGGAGCAGGGGGAAGTGCTGCGCTGGGCTGAGGGCAGTATCCTGAGGACAGGTAGGTGCTATTGTAGGCAGGAGGATATTCCTGAGATGAGGGGGCACTGCAAGAGCcagcgctgctgtagcctgggtCAGAGCCCAAGTTACTGCTCACTACTGTCACACTTCCTGTGGCTGGGACACCCACAGATGCAGCACCTGGTTTAGTGCCTGTTAAGGCCTCCAGACCAGGGTAACACTCCATGCCCTGACCCAGTGTCCAGGGCTCAGATTCAGTTTTCAGGAAAGTTCCAGGCTCTGAGTAGGCTCCTGAGGCAGCCCGCTCATAGGGCAGCTCCAGTCCTGAGTATTTTTCAGCATAGCGTTTGAGCAGAGAAGAGGCAGTGAGAGCTGATATGTCATCGCTGGCCCAGGGGTAACCTGCGGGGGCATAGCTGCGGCGAGCAGCAGCATAGGGGTCGTGTTTGTGGGCAGAAGGGGGTGAGGTGGTAGAGGTGACATCTAGGTGCTGCTCAGGCCACTGGGATAAGGGGGCTGCGTGCTCCGGAGACCAGTGCATCTTCAACAAACCTACCAGAAATTAagaccaaaacacaaaaattagtACACACAATTataaaataatgacattaaGTTTTACACTGCCAAAATTCTCTATCTTATCACGTCATTTAGCTTCATATTCATtgcaaaaatcttgtttttcttaaaaagaatgggaaaaaaaaggtcagtgGAATAAGACAATTCCTTGTTTCTAGCGCTAAtctacttgtttccagaatttttatcgtttcattttcttgatattagtgGTCTGCCTTagttcaacatatttataattgttaccagaaaaaatcctaaaatgtaaaactgcGAGTGGAAGTGGAAGTGGGAAGTGCGAAACAAAATTTAAGATTGCGTTTTAGACTAAATGGCATAGagatatgtatttatttttgcagttaaACTTCAGAAAATCATAAACAATGCATCTGATAAAGTGTCTCAAATTAGAAGATCTGAAATATCAAGCAAAATTACTCCAGACTCAAAGAAAATTGCATCTGAGGTAGTTTTTACACCCGTTCTGTCCTCTAAAACTTGCAAGCGGAGAGCCTGGCTTTATGAATCTCTGCCCTTGTAATCACCTTGGCTAGCTGACCCAACTCCAGAATCATGTCAGTGTTTAGCCCATGCTCCTCTCCGCAGCCTCGCCCAGGC encodes the following:
- the LOC115358792 gene encoding putative fidgetin-like protein 2 isoform X2; amino-acid sequence: MLGTNMTCLLKMHWSPEHAAPLSQWPEQHLDVTSTTSPPSAHKHDPYAAARRSYAPAGYPWASDDISALTASSLLKRYAEKYSGLELPYERAASGAYSEPGTFLKTESEPWTLGQGMECYPGLEALTGTKPGAASVGVPATGSVTVVSSNLGSDPGYSSAGSCSAPSSQEYPPAYNSTYLSSGYCPQPSAALPPAPLHSLQAAPALMPSYSPSTPVYNYPPGCYPHTQTSLASGYSHPSASYLPSGLSAPTPLAPRPTVVGGSYGYPTHSLGGSSETGVPLKRKAFEMAEEGEEGGEVEGSRYRKYGNGHGNSHSKGHGNGHGNGYDMSGSASDPQAYKPGKPLMSPPYGGAGDYSPPSGLAGESGSGEHNFPHQQRMSMKIPASHARSEDPTGGR
- the LOC115358792 gene encoding putative fidgetin-like protein 2 isoform X1, which gives rise to MLSPVTPYSLLKMHWSPEHAAPLSQWPEQHLDVTSTTSPPSAHKHDPYAAARRSYAPAGYPWASDDISALTASSLLKRYAEKYSGLELPYERAASGAYSEPGTFLKTESEPWTLGQGMECYPGLEALTGTKPGAASVGVPATGSVTVVSSNLGSDPGYSSAGSCSAPSSQEYPPAYNSTYLSSGYCPQPSAALPPAPLHSLQAAPALMPSYSPSTPVYNYPPGCYPHTQTSLASGYSHPSASYLPSGLSAPTPLAPRPTVVGGSYGYPTHSLGGSSETGVPLKRKAFEMAEEGEEGGEVEGSRYRKYGNGHGNSHSKGHGNGHGNGYDMSGSASDPQAYKPGKPLMSPPYGGAGDYSPPSGLAGESGSGEHNFPHQQRMSMKIPASHARSEDPTGGR